A section of the Leptospira kobayashii genome encodes:
- the dapA gene encoding 4-hydroxy-tetrahydrodipicolinate synthase translates to MFQGVYTAVITPFRKGKIDYDSYFKILENQISSGVAGVVPCGTTGESPTLSYEEHKELIQKTVSVVNRRIQVIAGTGSNSTEEAIELTEKACADGVDGILTVNPYYNKPTQEGLYQHFSKIAEHSTKPVMLYNIPGRTNVNLLPETVKRLSGHKQITSIKEATGDLGQMAKVISLTDPDFHLLSGDDNLTLPVLSIGGKGVVSVVSNLFPRACVDMVSLYMRGDTSASQKIYYKLLPVFINAFIETNPIPIKAAMSWFGYCDNELRLPMTPLSDGSASDNFKKIVFQLREEGIV, encoded by the coding sequence ATGTTTCAGGGCGTTTATACTGCTGTCATTACTCCTTTCCGTAAGGGAAAAATTGACTACGATAGTTATTTCAAAATCTTAGAAAACCAGATTTCGTCAGGCGTAGCTGGCGTAGTTCCTTGTGGAACGACGGGTGAGTCACCCACTCTTTCTTATGAAGAACATAAGGAATTGATCCAAAAAACCGTATCGGTGGTGAATCGTCGTATCCAAGTGATTGCAGGAACAGGTTCCAATTCTACAGAGGAAGCGATTGAGCTCACCGAGAAGGCATGCGCTGACGGAGTCGACGGAATTCTTACCGTAAATCCATACTATAACAAACCCACTCAAGAAGGGTTGTACCAGCATTTTTCCAAAATCGCGGAACATTCCACAAAGCCGGTCATGTTGTACAATATCCCCGGTAGAACGAATGTAAATCTTTTGCCTGAGACAGTGAAACGTCTTTCCGGACACAAACAAATAACATCCATTAAAGAAGCAACCGGGGATTTGGGACAGATGGCGAAAGTGATCTCTTTGACCGATCCCGACTTTCATTTGTTATCCGGGGATGACAACCTGACCCTGCCGGTTCTTTCTATCGGCGGGAAAGGTGTAGTATCGGTCGTATCGAATTTATTCCCGCGTGCTTGCGTGGATATGGTTTCTCTCTATATGAGAGGGGATACTTCCGCAAGTCAGAAGATATATTATAAATTGCTTCCCGTGTTCATCAATGCATTTATCGAAACCAATCCGATTCCGATCAAAGCGGCCATGAGTTGGTTCGGGTATTGTGACAACGAACTTCGTTTGCCGATGACTCCTCTTTCGGACGGATCCGCTTCCGACAATTTCAAAAAGATCGTTTTTCAACTGAGAGAGGAAGGAATTGTCTAA
- a CDS encoding DUF4332 domain-containing protein, with product MAKLEDIEGIGPKYANILRKAGVRSTGDFLKKTKAPQARKDLAKSTGISEKLILEWANHVDLFRIKGIGEEYADLLEEAGVDTVVELSKRKPGNLYDAIKAINEKKKLVRQLPSGSKVEDWVLQAKKTPRALTY from the coding sequence ATGGCAAAATTAGAAGATATAGAAGGTATTGGCCCCAAGTATGCTAACATCCTAAGGAAGGCAGGGGTGCGTTCTACCGGAGATTTTCTAAAAAAAACCAAAGCTCCTCAAGCTCGCAAGGATCTTGCCAAATCAACAGGGATTTCGGAAAAGTTGATCTTGGAATGGGCCAACCATGTGGATCTATTTCGTATCAAAGGTATCGGAGAAGAATACGCTGATCTTTTGGAAGAGGCGGGCGTGGATACTGTCGTGGAACTTTCCAAAAGAAAACCTGGAAATTTATACGATGCCATTAAAGCGATCAACGAGAAAAAAAAATTAGTTCGTCAGCTTCCTTCCGGTTCTAAAGTAGAAGACTGGGTTCTTCAAGCGAAGAAAACTCCACGCGCACTTACCTACTGA
- the dapB gene encoding 4-hydroxy-tetrahydrodipicolinate reductase: MSKINVGLIGANGRMGRAIIQVLTSSNKSRLSAAVVKEGSVYTDFDSGIHSGIKETGITFSSDLEAACENSDILIDFSTHTGFSKNLSVAVSKKKPIVIGTTGLNDSEKQEIIEASTHIPIVFSPNMSVGVNLLFKLTEIAAKVLQDDFDVEVLDIHHRHKKDSPSGTAQHIKEVLLKAQGRKEENVIYGRHGMYPERDPKEIAVHTMRAGEVIGEHTVFFFSPEERIEIAHKAQDRKTFAVGAVKAAEFLSGKSKGLYNMFDVLGI; encoded by the coding sequence TTGTCTAAAATCAATGTCGGACTCATCGGTGCAAACGGAAGGATGGGTCGTGCCATCATCCAAGTTCTTACTTCTTCCAACAAATCCAGGTTAAGTGCTGCTGTTGTAAAAGAAGGTTCTGTTTATACCGACTTTGATTCCGGCATTCATTCGGGGATCAAAGAAACAGGAATTACGTTTTCTTCCGACTTGGAAGCTGCATGTGAAAATTCGGATATACTAATCGATTTTAGTACTCATACTGGATTCTCCAAAAACCTGAGTGTTGCCGTTTCTAAAAAAAAGCCGATCGTGATCGGAACAACAGGTTTAAATGATTCTGAAAAACAGGAGATCATAGAAGCCTCAACCCATATTCCGATCGTATTTTCTCCCAATATGTCGGTGGGTGTGAACTTACTTTTTAAACTGACTGAGATTGCCGCCAAAGTTCTGCAAGACGACTTTGATGTGGAAGTTCTGGACATCCATCATCGTCATAAAAAGGATTCCCCTTCCGGAACCGCACAACATATCAAAGAAGTTCTCCTGAAAGCCCAAGGGCGAAAGGAAGAGAATGTCATTTACGGAAGACATGGAATGTATCCGGAAAGAGATCCGAAAGAAATAGCCGTGCATACGATGCGAGCGGGCGAAGTGATCGGAGAACACACTGTGTTTTTCTTCAGTCCGGAAGAAAGAATCGAGATCGCACATAAGGCACAAGACCGCAAAACATTCGCAGTCGGTGCCGTAAAAGCCGCAGAGTTTTTATCAGGCAAGTCGAAAGGTCTTTATAATATGTTTGATGTGCTAGGGATCTAA
- the fliF gene encoding flagellar basal-body MS-ring/collar protein FliF translates to MPEALQRILDNLKELLAKLDNTKKLILGGVLLVVVIAIVILSSVSSTKNRIILFKDLDPKDFSEVTKKLDALGYAYGSSDTSLITVDPDKRQEIITKLAQENLIPAGVTGWELFDIEKFTETQFDKDIKKYRALKGAIEKSLMTLRPIEKADVNIAIPEADLFEANAYPVKASVILHFRPGIEGLSKKEVKGIVNLVARAVPKLKPENVSVADPDGKIISDFEEDLEKERLELRIVQEKLRIEEEERVKRLIDIRNTLRWYLGGEDRVDITRFEYILNWDQESLTENEVMPVVAFEDNPDTPYSERQLVDGYSLKVSSKETKEAFKGRGFTPDGPAGTEPNLPPGYKDTDYQKAEYSKDENINNYEFNKRVKDIKRQPWKIDKLGLSVVVDGVWEKKEREDGLGYDRKYNPVSESDLKLIRKNLEAAIGYTRSRGDQISVITIPKDRTEQFRLEDEEFQKQRAIRNMVIASLVILILLILAILVYRAIKKEMARRRRLREEELAAQQQMMREAALRVMDEGGAEVELSLDEKLRRELLENAINLAKEKPEDVAQLLRTWLAEEEQT, encoded by the coding sequence ATGCCTGAGGCACTGCAACGAATTCTAGACAATCTTAAGGAACTTTTAGCAAAACTAGACAATACAAAGAAGCTCATCTTAGGAGGAGTTCTTTTGGTTGTAGTGATTGCGATTGTAATCCTCTCCTCCGTCTCTTCCACAAAGAACCGAATCATTTTATTCAAAGATCTGGACCCGAAAGACTTTTCCGAAGTCACAAAAAAACTGGATGCTCTCGGGTATGCTTATGGATCGAGCGATACAAGTCTCATCACAGTTGATCCGGACAAAAGACAAGAAATCATCACCAAACTCGCGCAAGAAAACCTCATCCCTGCGGGAGTTACAGGTTGGGAACTTTTTGATATAGAAAAATTCACTGAGACCCAATTCGACAAAGACATCAAAAAATATCGGGCGTTAAAGGGTGCGATTGAAAAGTCACTTATGACTTTGCGTCCCATTGAAAAAGCGGACGTAAACATAGCGATTCCGGAAGCGGATTTATTCGAAGCAAATGCATATCCCGTGAAAGCAAGTGTGATCTTACACTTCCGCCCCGGCATTGAAGGGCTCAGCAAAAAAGAAGTGAAAGGTATCGTCAACTTGGTAGCACGTGCTGTTCCCAAATTGAAACCGGAAAACGTAAGTGTTGCCGATCCGGATGGTAAAATCATTTCCGACTTCGAAGAAGACTTGGAAAAGGAAAGATTGGAACTACGTATCGTCCAGGAAAAACTCAGGATTGAAGAAGAAGAACGTGTCAAACGCCTAATTGATATTAGAAACACACTTCGTTGGTATTTGGGTGGGGAAGATAGAGTCGATATCACCCGATTCGAATACATTTTAAACTGGGATCAGGAATCACTTACTGAAAATGAAGTGATGCCTGTTGTGGCTTTCGAAGATAATCCGGATACGCCTTACTCCGAACGTCAGTTAGTCGATGGTTATTCATTGAAAGTTTCTTCCAAAGAAACGAAAGAAGCATTCAAAGGGAGAGGATTCACCCCCGACGGACCTGCAGGAACAGAACCGAACCTTCCTCCGGGTTATAAAGATACCGACTATCAAAAAGCGGAATATTCCAAAGACGAAAACATCAATAACTACGAATTCAACAAACGGGTCAAAGATATCAAACGCCAACCTTGGAAGATTGATAAACTGGGACTTTCCGTCGTAGTGGATGGGGTTTGGGAAAAGAAGGAAAGAGAAGACGGGCTCGGTTACGATCGTAAATACAATCCTGTTTCCGAATCCGATCTCAAACTCATTCGTAAAAACCTGGAAGCTGCGATCGGTTACACTCGTTCCAGAGGTGACCAGATCAGCGTAATCACTATTCCTAAGGATAGAACGGAACAATTCAGACTGGAAGACGAAGAGTTCCAAAAACAAAGAGCCATCCGAAATATGGTGATCGCGTCTCTAGTCATTCTAATCTTACTCATACTTGCAATCCTCGTCTATAGAGCGATCAAAAAGGAAATGGCGAGAAGAAGAAGACTTCGCGAAGAAGAACTTGCAGCTCAACAACAAATGATGCGGGAAGCCGCATTACGGGTGATGGACGAAGGGGGAGCGGAAGTAGAGCTCTCTCTGGACGAAAAATTACGCCGGGAACTTTTGGAAAACGCAATCAACCTTGCGAAAGAAAAACCGGAAGACGTGGCGCAATTACTCCGCACTTGGCTCGCTGAAGAAGAACAAACTTAA
- a CDS encoding sugar phosphotransferase translates to MDSFSLSFWIFASLISLIFHSLYVHSGIGVQDIPNERSLHTEKTKKSGGMVFLPLFLCFLLWVTYSGQTKGSPFESIHFQLLSILPFLISGVVFFGLLGFADDLISLSPNIRLGLELLFAGFWFYHLNITPTIFHYAIENRVISLSVSIFLMVFIVNLVNFMDGLDLYLVTSFFFSSLSFGFILSELFFPNSVFFVILVCLFLALFGFIFYNSPKAKLFMGDSGSLGLGFIILSLPLLSAKTDQTQFDISLLFYLFPIFWVDGIFTILLRSWQKKHIFQAHREHLYQHLTDTSLGKTGTCFVLSLLNLPAGGIYIYFRFLNPSLKISHPILLLGTLTGYLFVYLLIRLGLKTGRKNLA, encoded by the coding sequence ATGGATTCATTTTCCCTTTCTTTTTGGATATTTGCGAGCCTCATCAGCCTGATTTTCCACAGTCTCTACGTACATTCCGGAATTGGGGTACAAGATATCCCGAATGAAAGAAGTCTTCACACCGAAAAAACGAAAAAGTCGGGAGGAATGGTGTTTTTGCCGTTGTTTCTATGTTTTTTGCTTTGGGTCACTTATTCGGGGCAAACGAAAGGAAGCCCTTTCGAAAGCATTCATTTCCAACTACTTTCGATTTTGCCGTTTTTGATTTCGGGAGTCGTATTTTTCGGGTTACTCGGATTTGCGGACGATTTGATTTCTCTGTCACCTAACATTAGATTGGGATTGGAACTTTTATTTGCGGGGTTTTGGTTTTATCATTTGAACATAACTCCGACAATCTTTCATTATGCGATTGAAAACAGGGTTATTTCCCTTTCGGTTTCCATATTCCTTATGGTATTTATCGTGAATCTTGTGAATTTTATGGACGGCCTTGATTTATATCTGGTAACCAGTTTTTTCTTTTCTTCTTTATCTTTCGGATTTATTTTATCGGAATTGTTTTTTCCAAACTCGGTATTTTTTGTTATCTTGGTATGCTTGTTTTTGGCACTCTTCGGATTTATATTTTATAATTCGCCGAAAGCAAAATTGTTTATGGGAGACAGCGGATCTTTAGGGCTCGGATTCATCATACTATCCCTTCCTCTTTTATCCGCAAAAACCGACCAAACTCAATTCGATATTTCACTACTGTTTTACTTATTTCCCATCTTTTGGGTGGATGGAATCTTCACGATTCTACTTCGCAGTTGGCAGAAAAAACATATTTTCCAGGCACACAGGGAACATCTGTACCAGCATCTAACAGACACTAGCCTAGGGAAGACCGGAACTTGTTTTGTTCTATCTTTACTCAATCTTCCTGCTGGCGGAATATATATATATTTCCGATTTTTGAATCCATCTTTAAAAATTTCCCATCCGATCCTACTGTTAGGAACCCTAACAGGTTACTTATTCGTATATCTTTTGATTCGGTTGGGTTTAAAGACAGGCAGAAAAAACCTTGCCTAG
- the cdaA gene encoding diadenylate cyclase CdaA produces MDFLRGLYIIPWSKNYISITLDILIVAYLIYKAYTTLRRTRGIQLLLGVGLIWISGSLAEFFNFELLELILTNIRPALVFAIIVLLQPELRRLTGDFARIRLLRFLFLKPTFDLDPIVEAVRTMASQKIGSLIVLVKDISLKDISETAVPIDAVVSSELLQTIFFKNSPLHDGAVIIEQNRIISAASYLPMSSSMEITTLGARHRSALGLSEESDSIVVVTSEETGEITVCYEGGMFHPVKPLELKALISQLMADARKSNRDEDRKKPKESGI; encoded by the coding sequence TTGGATTTTTTACGCGGCTTATATATCATTCCTTGGAGTAAGAATTATATCTCCATCACTTTGGATATACTCATAGTCGCGTATCTGATTTATAAAGCATATACGACTCTTAGGAGAACCAGAGGTATCCAACTTTTACTCGGGGTAGGACTGATCTGGATATCGGGCAGTCTTGCCGAGTTTTTCAATTTCGAATTATTGGAACTCATCCTTACCAACATCCGGCCTGCACTTGTATTTGCGATTATCGTATTACTCCAGCCCGAGCTTCGTAGACTCACCGGAGATTTTGCCCGGATACGACTCCTTCGTTTTTTATTTTTAAAACCTACATTCGATCTGGATCCGATCGTGGAAGCAGTCCGAACGATGGCTTCTCAGAAGATAGGTTCTCTCATCGTGCTTGTAAAGGATATCAGTCTGAAAGATATTTCCGAAACGGCGGTGCCGATTGATGCTGTGGTTTCTTCCGAATTATTGCAGACCATCTTTTTTAAAAATTCACCTCTCCATGACGGAGCGGTAATCATCGAACAAAACAGGATTATCTCTGCGGCCTCTTATCTGCCTATGAGTTCCAGTATGGAGATCACCACTCTGGGAGCGAGACACCGTTCGGCACTCGGACTTTCGGAAGAATCGGATTCGATTGTAGTTGTCACTTCGGAAGAGACGGGAGAGATCACCGTTTGTTACGAAGGAGGGATGTTCCATCCAGTCAAACCTTTGGAGTTAAAAGCTCTCATCAGCCAACTTATGGCGGATGCCCGCAAGTCAAACCGGGACGAAGATAGAAAGAAACCGAAGGAATCCGGTATTTAA
- a CDS encoding alpha/beta fold hydrolase → MVDTSFPFKTVTEWLADGKFFEYKNFQIFYIQEGKGNHLLLLHGFPTSSWDYAKIFNGFSRYFNTTAIDFLGFGYSSKPKNYQYSLMEQTDIIESFIEKNALKRVRFVFHDYAVSIGQEILARHKERNGSGYEIDSAVFLNGGLFPELHRPIFVQKLLATPILGGLLVPFFSEKTFAKALARVFGPNTQPTDKEIATLWKLATYPSDIKIPHLLLPYIKERKVHGFRWKKALLETDVPLFFINGLVDPVSGKHLIDEIEKLPLKNAKILKLENIGHYPHWEAPNECFTAINDFLNKKDK, encoded by the coding sequence ATGGTTGATACATCCTTTCCCTTTAAAACTGTCACTGAGTGGTTGGCAGATGGAAAATTTTTCGAATATAAAAATTTTCAAATTTTCTATATTCAAGAAGGCAAAGGCAATCATTTACTTTTGTTACATGGTTTCCCTACATCTTCCTGGGATTATGCAAAGATATTCAACGGTTTCAGCAGATATTTCAATACTACCGCGATTGATTTTTTAGGCTTCGGTTATTCATCCAAACCGAAAAACTATCAATACAGTTTGATGGAACAAACGGATATCATAGAAAGTTTTATTGAAAAGAACGCACTCAAACGAGTACGATTTGTTTTTCATGATTATGCAGTCAGCATAGGTCAGGAAATATTAGCTAGGCACAAAGAAAGAAACGGATCAGGATACGAAATCGACAGTGCTGTCTTTTTGAATGGAGGACTTTTCCCGGAGCTACATAGACCGATTTTCGTTCAGAAATTATTAGCTACTCCGATCCTCGGCGGATTACTTGTTCCTTTTTTCAGTGAAAAAACATTCGCAAAAGCACTTGCCCGGGTTTTCGGTCCGAACACTCAACCGACGGACAAGGAAATTGCAACTCTTTGGAAGCTTGCTACTTATCCATCCGATATCAAAATCCCTCATCTGCTTCTTCCTTATATCAAAGAAAGAAAGGTACACGGATTCCGTTGGAAGAAAGCACTACTCGAAACCGATGTTCCTCTCTTTTTTATCAACGGTTTGGTAGATCCTGTAAGCGGAAAACATTTGATTGATGAGATTGAAAAACTTCCTCTCAAAAATGCAAAAATTCTGAAGCTGGAAAACATAGGTCACTATCCTCATTGGGAAGCACCAAATGAATGTTTTACGGCGATAAATGATTTTTTAAATAAAAAAGATAAGTAG
- a CDS encoding CdaR family protein, translated as MLRKLRANILRNWKAKLASLLIACVFYINLQNSKILIKTINVPIEYPKLSGNLSYSKNPEKSIPVRVEGLKDVVNYYSQFMKAVIDSEDVQIGVTEVPIKKIVGVPSGVKVTKLRKTVPVEIESRGLKVVPIEAVFEGTPPPNFEKLTQILSPTRITISGKPQDLEKISKITLPEISLTDKKEPFARTVRIPDLPKGVGILGSRDVTVNVNIIPLSYKSGEQTVAGIPITCSGLDGRLEPELSEEQVAIRYFSLKPIRSAQVLTGIVAQVPCNYIYDPVKDKIIPELQPQVAKVRIIKNKDLKGIEVLQINPEKIEIRYKVKEGSPKNDIPSDPGEDGSELENTKSWLEKNPS; from the coding sequence ATGTTGCGAAAACTGAGAGCGAATATCTTGCGTAACTGGAAGGCAAAACTCGCATCGTTACTGATTGCATGTGTTTTTTATATCAATCTTCAAAATTCCAAGATACTTATCAAGACGATTAATGTTCCTATCGAATATCCGAAGTTAAGCGGCAATCTTTCCTATAGCAAAAATCCTGAAAAATCGATCCCCGTTCGGGTGGAAGGTTTGAAAGACGTAGTGAATTATTATTCCCAGTTTATGAAAGCGGTTATCGATTCGGAAGATGTCCAGATCGGTGTGACAGAAGTTCCCATCAAAAAGATCGTCGGTGTTCCCAGCGGTGTGAAAGTTACCAAATTGAGAAAAACGGTTCCTGTTGAAATCGAATCCAGGGGTCTGAAGGTAGTCCCTATCGAAGCTGTATTCGAAGGAACACCACCGCCTAATTTTGAAAAGCTGACTCAGATACTGAGTCCTACCCGGATTACGATCAGCGGTAAACCGCAGGATTTGGAAAAAATATCCAAAATCACCCTTCCCGAAATCAGTCTGACGGATAAGAAGGAACCTTTTGCAAGAACGGTGCGTATTCCTGATCTTCCCAAAGGTGTAGGGATTTTAGGCTCGAGAGACGTTACCGTAAATGTAAATATCATTCCTTTGTCTTATAAATCGGGGGAACAGACAGTTGCGGGGATTCCGATCACCTGTTCTGGGTTAGATGGGAGACTTGAGCCCGAATTATCCGAAGAACAAGTGGCAATTCGTTATTTTTCTTTAAAGCCGATTCGTTCGGCGCAAGTGTTGACTGGAATCGTGGCACAAGTTCCTTGCAATTATATTTATGATCCGGTAAAAGACAAAATCATTCCTGAGTTGCAGCCGCAAGTAGCAAAGGTAAGGATCATTAAAAACAAGGATTTAAAGGGAATCGAAGTTCTTCAAATCAATCCTGAAAAAATAGAAATCCGTTATAAAGTGAAAGAGGGTTCTCCGAAAAACGACATTCCTTCCGACCCGGGAGAAGACGGAAGCGAATTGGAAAATACCAAATCCTGGTTGGAAAAAAATCCTTCCTAG
- a CDS encoding adenylate/guanylate cyclase domain-containing protein, whose protein sequence is MPSYPLQFFSMPEGPVSDWEYFWYQIPYGAPGILTFLVGIFLSYFAFQKFRESKENRLFHANLAVTFVSFGFVGLVLSLRAWIQNVEQLVFWNDILYFFVPSLAPAAFYLVYHMTGKRSKLLLYYSYLCWLTCFLIYFGIIIGKGFETDVTVFPFGKYPKGSSFIRPWGIVAPIGYFLLIVPAFIKHYSQVRANYHPSLFHGVNLLFLLICSNAPSILGYKIYPGGFFLFIPMLLVAYGVFRSDFFDVNQLLFQKNGMFYFLFGLLSFVLIFISFGVSFGLSPTSYESSNWYPWGLPPVVSVFAAIFLSIMVAGANPSARLNQLCAFALILTGFYVMQSVPLKLNLSYVVQLRVSQMVFVPFAFAPSIMVRLVFEAVSQKNPKGLQVIDFLCVVAALLAPSPWLFVGYYEYPWSRVHHGGPVEVLVGFNGLLALVFILFTLFKHREIVNGASRWIIGSFVLSATLLLFALLPSHGFPLFPLSDFQFVPAAILGYAVLRHGALSLEGRTIQLSQRLANLGLVTIGIAGILYFPLIRDHYGVGESAFHLMMLVLPLILFNYLVVYIMSRPLAEELDISYFLLDLEKQKADEEREKALIAQDKAEEAMEESEKLLLNILPTKVAQELKLKGSVTPARFENVTVLFTDFKGFTRVAEGMEEHELVQELDACFTQFDEIILRNNLEKLKTIGDSYMCAGGLPVQNHTNAIDACLAALEIQSFMNQLKEIKTALNLPFWELRLGIHTGPVVAGVVGRFKFAYDIWGDTVNTASRMESGGESGKINVSSETYNLVKYFFVTEYRGKIYGKNKGELDMYFVHRLRPRYSQDPDGKAPNQLFRDLYARIHSGSKIRWKNQPE, encoded by the coding sequence ATGCCTTCTTATCCGCTTCAATTTTTCTCAATGCCGGAAGGACCTGTTTCCGACTGGGAGTATTTCTGGTATCAGATTCCTTACGGAGCTCCGGGGATTCTCACATTTCTTGTCGGCATTTTTTTAAGTTATTTCGCCTTTCAGAAATTTCGGGAATCGAAAGAGAATCGTCTCTTCCATGCAAATCTGGCAGTCACATTCGTCAGTTTTGGTTTTGTCGGACTTGTCTTAAGTTTACGCGCATGGATTCAAAACGTAGAACAGCTTGTTTTCTGGAACGACATCCTCTATTTCTTTGTTCCTTCTCTTGCTCCGGCGGCGTTTTATCTGGTATATCATATGACTGGAAAACGGAGCAAGTTGCTTCTTTATTATTCCTATCTATGTTGGCTTACTTGCTTTCTCATCTATTTCGGGATTATCATTGGAAAAGGTTTTGAGACCGATGTGACCGTCTTTCCTTTCGGGAAATATCCGAAAGGAAGTTCATTCATTCGCCCCTGGGGAATCGTCGCCCCCATCGGCTACTTTCTGTTAATCGTTCCTGCATTTATAAAACATTATTCGCAAGTGCGCGCCAATTACCATCCTTCCTTGTTTCATGGCGTGAATCTTTTGTTTTTGCTGATTTGTTCGAATGCTCCCAGCATCCTGGGTTATAAGATTTACCCCGGTGGATTTTTTCTGTTCATCCCTATGTTACTTGTCGCCTACGGGGTATTTCGTTCCGACTTCTTCGACGTAAATCAGCTTCTGTTTCAAAAGAACGGGATGTTTTATTTTTTGTTCGGTCTTTTGTCCTTTGTTTTGATTTTTATCTCCTTCGGTGTTTCCTTCGGGCTTTCTCCCACTTCTTATGAAAGTTCCAATTGGTACCCTTGGGGACTTCCTCCCGTAGTGAGCGTGTTTGCCGCCATCTTTCTGTCCATTATGGTAGCTGGTGCCAATCCTTCGGCGAGGTTGAATCAGTTATGCGCTTTCGCACTCATCCTCACCGGATTTTACGTAATGCAATCGGTTCCTTTGAAGTTGAATCTTTCTTATGTTGTGCAATTGCGTGTTTCTCAAATGGTATTTGTTCCTTTTGCATTTGCTCCGAGCATCATGGTGAGACTCGTATTTGAAGCCGTATCTCAGAAAAATCCGAAGGGCCTACAAGTGATTGATTTTTTATGCGTGGTTGCGGCACTGCTTGCCCCCTCACCGTGGTTATTCGTAGGATATTATGAATATCCTTGGTCTAGAGTTCATCATGGCGGGCCTGTTGAAGTTCTAGTGGGATTCAACGGATTACTTGCTTTGGTTTTCATTTTGTTCACCTTGTTCAAACACAGGGAAATCGTGAACGGCGCTTCCCGTTGGATCATAGGTTCCTTTGTTTTATCGGCGACTTTGCTTTTGTTCGCTCTTCTTCCTTCTCACGGATTTCCTCTTTTTCCTTTGAGTGATTTTCAGTTTGTTCCCGCAGCAATTCTTGGTTATGCGGTGCTTCGCCACGGAGCACTTTCTTTGGAAGGCAGAACGATTCAGCTCAGCCAAAGACTGGCCAATCTAGGACTTGTTACAATAGGTATTGCCGGGATTTTGTATTTTCCTCTGATCCGGGATCATTACGGAGTGGGTGAATCCGCATTCCATCTGATGATGCTTGTTTTGCCACTTATACTTTTCAATTATCTGGTTGTATACATTATGTCCAGGCCTTTGGCGGAAGAACTGGATATCAGTTATTTCCTTTTGGATTTGGAAAAACAAAAAGCGGATGAAGAGAGAGAGAAAGCATTGATCGCTCAGGACAAAGCGGAAGAGGCGATGGAAGAATCGGAAAAATTGCTTTTGAATATTCTGCCGACGAAAGTCGCTCAGGAACTGAAGCTAAAAGGAAGCGTAACTCCTGCTAGGTTTGAGAATGTTACCGTTTTGTTTACCGACTTCAAAGGATTTACCAGAGTAGCCGAAGGAATGGAAGAACATGAATTAGTCCAGGAGCTGGATGCCTGTTTTACTCAATTCGATGAGATTATACTTCGTAACAATCTGGAGAAACTGAAAACAATCGGAGATTCTTATATGTGTGCAGGAGGATTGCCTGTACAAAATCATACGAATGCAATTGATGCCTGTCTTGCCGCGTTGGAAATCCAAAGTTTTATGAATCAATTGAAGGAAATCAAGACTGCCTTGAATTTACCTTTTTGGGAACTTCGATTGGGAATTCACACCGGCCCCGTGGTCGCGGGAGTTGTGGGGAGATTCAAGTTTGCCTATGACATTTGGGGGGATACGGTCAATACCGCTTCCCGAATGGAATCGGGAGGAGAGTCGGGAAAAATCAACGTGTCTTCCGAAACTTACAATTTGGTTAAGTATTTTTTTGTAACCGAATACAGAGGAAAGATCTACGGTAAAAACAAAGGTGAGTTGGATATGTATTTTGTTCATCGCCTAAGACCTCGTTATTCGCAAGATCCTGACGGGAAAGCACCTAATCAATTGTTTCGGGATCTATATGCCAGAATTCATTCCGGTTCCAAGATTCGTTGGAAAAACCAACCTGAGTGA